The following are encoded in a window of Citrobacter freundii genomic DNA:
- a CDS encoding N-acetylmannosamine-6-phosphate 2-epimerase, which produces MKTVLDTLKGKLIVSCQALENEPLHSPFIMSRMALAAAQGGAVGIRANSVVDIRAIKESVALPIIGIIKRDYPGSDVFITATMKEVDELMTVEPEIIALDATARPRPGGQTLDALVMQIRARYPSVLLMADIASVDEAVTAERLGFDCVGTTLYGYTAETRGHVLADNDCGFLREVLAAVSLPVVAEGNVDTPERAAHCLALGAHTVVVGGAITRPQQITARFVTAIAS; this is translated from the coding sequence ATGAAAACTGTACTGGATACGCTGAAAGGTAAGTTAATTGTCTCCTGTCAGGCGCTGGAAAATGAGCCTCTGCACAGCCCGTTTATCATGTCACGGATGGCATTGGCGGCAGCACAGGGAGGGGCTGTTGGTATCCGTGCGAACAGCGTCGTGGACATTCGCGCCATTAAAGAAAGCGTCGCACTGCCGATCATTGGGATCATCAAACGTGATTATCCGGGTAGCGACGTGTTTATCACCGCCACTATGAAGGAAGTGGATGAGTTAATGACCGTTGAGCCGGAAATTATTGCCCTTGATGCGACTGCGCGCCCACGTCCCGGTGGGCAAACGCTGGACGCGTTGGTTATGCAGATTCGCGCACGCTACCCGTCCGTGCTGTTGATGGCGGACATCGCCAGCGTAGACGAAGCCGTCACCGCAGAACGACTGGGTTTTGACTGCGTGGGTACGACGCTTTATGGCTACACGGCAGAGACGCGCGGGCATGTGCTCGCGGATAACGACTGTGGTTTTTTACGTGAGGTACTGGCTGCAGTCAGCCTGCCGGTAGTGGCAGAGGGGAATGTAGACACCCCTGAACGGGCTGCACACTGTCTGGCATTAGGCGCGCATACCGTAGTGGTTGGGGGGGCGATCACCCGTCCGCAACAAATAACGGCACGCTTTGTCACGGCGATCGCCTCGTAA
- a CDS encoding PTS transporter subunit EIIC produces MMNMFSGASSGAWFEKAQRFGKSFMLPIAILPAAGLLLGIGGALSNPNTLTAYPFLDVDWLQAIFTIMTSAGSIVFANLSVLFAVGVAVGLAKTDKGTAGLAALLAFLVMNATINALLILNGTLAHENPGAVGQGMTLGIQTLETGVFGGVVIGLVTCALHSRFNKVSLPQFLGFFSGSRFVPIISSLAAIAVGAAMTVVWPHFQKLIFGLGGLVDATGYLGTLLYGFILRMLGPLGLHHIFYLPFWTTALGGSEIVNGQLVEGTQRIFFAQLADPNTQQFYVGTSRFMSGRFITMMFGLLGACLAMYHTAKSENKKVVAGLLLSAALTSFLTGITEPIEFSFLFVAPVLYVIHAFFDGLAFMIAHILHITIGQTFSGGLIDFILFGVLQGEAKTNWMYVPMVGVPWFFLYYFTFRYLINRFGWLTPGRENATLVENALPQSERAAAVVAGLGGKENLEEVDCCATRLRVTVKDGSKVDEAALKATGARGVIIRGNGVQVIYGPHVTIIKNEVEEILS; encoded by the coding sequence ATGATGAATATGTTTAGCGGCGCGTCGTCAGGGGCGTGGTTTGAAAAGGCACAGCGGTTTGGCAAATCGTTTATGCTGCCAATTGCGATATTACCCGCTGCGGGGCTGTTACTGGGTATTGGTGGTGCATTATCAAACCCCAATACGTTGACGGCCTACCCGTTTTTAGATGTTGACTGGTTGCAGGCTATCTTCACTATCATGACCAGCGCGGGATCCATTGTGTTCGCCAACTTGTCGGTGCTTTTTGCGGTTGGTGTAGCAGTAGGCCTGGCGAAGACGGATAAAGGCACTGCGGGGCTTGCCGCGCTGCTGGCGTTTTTGGTGATGAATGCCACTATCAACGCTTTGCTGATCCTGAACGGGACGCTGGCGCATGAGAACCCAGGTGCTGTTGGTCAGGGAATGACGCTGGGTATCCAGACGCTGGAAACGGGTGTGTTTGGTGGTGTGGTGATAGGCCTTGTTACCTGCGCGCTGCACAGTCGCTTTAATAAAGTCTCGCTACCGCAGTTTCTGGGTTTCTTTAGCGGCTCGCGCTTTGTTCCTATCATTAGCTCGCTTGCGGCGATTGCAGTCGGTGCCGCAATGACGGTGGTCTGGCCCCATTTCCAGAAACTCATATTTGGACTGGGTGGCCTTGTTGATGCAACGGGTTATCTGGGAACGCTGTTGTACGGTTTTATCCTGCGTATGCTTGGTCCACTGGGTCTGCATCATATCTTTTATCTGCCATTCTGGACGACGGCACTCGGTGGCAGTGAAATCGTTAACGGCCAATTAGTGGAAGGCACACAACGTATTTTCTTCGCTCAGCTTGCCGATCCGAACACTCAGCAGTTCTATGTAGGTACCTCCCGCTTTATGTCCGGGCGCTTCATTACCATGATGTTCGGTCTGCTTGGGGCATGTCTGGCGATGTACCACACGGCGAAGTCAGAGAACAAAAAAGTTGTCGCGGGTCTGCTGCTGTCTGCTGCGCTGACTTCCTTCCTGACCGGCATCACTGAGCCTATTGAGTTCTCCTTCCTGTTCGTGGCACCCGTGTTATATGTCATTCACGCCTTCTTCGATGGCCTGGCATTTATGATTGCCCATATTTTACATATCACCATCGGGCAAACCTTCTCGGGGGGACTGATCGATTTCATCCTCTTTGGCGTATTGCAGGGCGAAGCGAAAACCAACTGGATGTACGTGCCTATGGTGGGCGTGCCGTGGTTCTTCCTGTACTACTTCACCTTCCGCTATTTGATCAACCGCTTTGGCTGGCTGACGCCGGGCCGTGAGAACGCAACGTTAGTAGAAAATGCGTTGCCTCAAAGCGAACGTGCCGCAGCAGTGGTTGCCGGACTGGGGGGCAAAGAGAATCTGGAAGAGGTGGATTGTTGCGCCACGCGACTACGCGTGACGGTGAAAGATGGCAGCAAGGTTGATGAAGCCGCACTGAAAGCAACCGGGGCGCGTGGCGTGATTATTCGTGGCAATGGTGTTCAGGTGATTTATGGCCCGCACGTCACCATTATCAAAAATGAAGTTGAAGAGATTTTATCGTAA
- the queE gene encoding 7-carboxy-7-deazaguanine synthase QueE, translated as MQYPINEMFQTLQGEGYFTGVPAIFIRLQGCPVGCAWCDTKHTWDKLEDREVSLYSILAKTKESDKWGAASGEDLLAVIQRQGYTARHVVITGGEPCIHDLMPLTDLLEKNGFSCQIETSGTHEVRCTPNTWVTVSPKVNMRGGYDVLSQALERANEIKHPVGRVRDIEALDELLATLTDDKPRIIALQPISQKDDATRLCIDTCIARNWRLSMQTHKYLNIA; from the coding sequence ATGCAGTACCCGATTAATGAGATGTTCCAGACCCTGCAAGGTGAGGGTTATTTTACCGGCGTCCCCGCCATTTTTATTCGTTTACAGGGATGCCCGGTTGGCTGTGCCTGGTGCGATACCAAACACACCTGGGATAAGCTTGAGGATCGGGAAGTCTCGCTTTACAGCATCCTGGCCAAGACTAAAGAGAGCGATAAATGGGGCGCGGCGAGCGGCGAAGATCTGCTGGCTGTGATTCAGCGTCAGGGCTATACCGCCCGCCATGTGGTGATCACCGGTGGTGAACCCTGCATTCACGACCTGATGCCGCTGACCGACTTGCTGGAAAAGAATGGCTTTAGCTGCCAGATTGAAACCAGCGGCACGCATGAAGTCCGCTGTACGCCGAACACCTGGGTGACTGTCTCTCCCAAGGTGAATATGCGCGGCGGCTATGACGTGTTATCTCAGGCGCTGGAACGCGCCAATGAAATCAAGCACCCGGTGGGGCGTGTTCGCGACATTGAAGCACTGGATGAACTGCTGGCGACGTTGACCGATGATAAGCCGCGCATCATTGCTTTACAGCCGATCAGTCAGAAGGATGATGCCACGCGCCTGTGTATTGATACCTGCATTGCGCGTAACTGGCGTCTGTCGATGCAAACGCATAAATATCTGAATATTGCCTGA
- the queD gene encoding 6-carboxytetrahydropterin synthase QueD, with translation MSTTLFKDFTFEAAHHLPHVPEGHKCGRLHGHSFMVRLEITGEVDPHTGWIMDFSELKAAFKPTYNRLDHYYLNDIPGLENPTSEVLAKWIWDEMKPLVPLLSAVMVKETCTAGCVYRGE, from the coding sequence ATGTCCACCACCCTGTTTAAAGATTTCACCTTCGAAGCCGCTCACCACCTGCCGCACGTACCAGAAGGGCACAAATGTGGCCGCCTGCATGGTCACTCATTTATGGTGCGTCTTGAAATTACGGGTGAAGTCGATCCCCATACCGGTTGGATTATGGACTTTTCCGAGTTAAAAGCGGCATTTAAGCCGACGTACAATCGCCTTGATCACTACTATTTGAATGATATTCCGGGTCTTGAGAATCCGACCAGTGAAGTACTGGCGAAGTGGATCTGGGATGAGATGAAACCGCTGGTTCCGCTGCTGAGCGCGGTGATGGTAAAAGAGACCTGCACGGCGGGCTGCGTCTATCGCGGCGAGTGA